Sequence from the Gadus chalcogrammus isolate NIFS_2021 chromosome 21, NIFS_Gcha_1.0, whole genome shotgun sequence genome:
GTGCAATTATTTCCCACCTAGTAGTCTATTTCCATATGAATTGAGTTTAGTGCATGTTCGCATTATCAGGATTTCTTTACCAAGACGTAAACACGAGCGGGCTTTAGAAGTGCATTTgggtcccagcagcagcatAGAGGCCACATTGGCAGAGCTGCTGGGAGCCTTCATCTACCCTACCACCGTTACAATAAGGCTTCCCACAGACGGCTGTGAACGGCCCTCTTCATTGCTTGGCATAGAGAAATCTCATGGGCTAGCAATTAATCATGGGATGGCAATGAATGTACGTAAGGACAATAGCCTGTCAAACAGGATGATTCGGCTGAGTGGTTCCTCCGACACATGCATCCATCATTAAACATATTCGCTACATTTAGGAACGGGCAGGGTGTTTCTGTGTTGGCCATCCATCCTAACAAGGGACCATGTTGTAACCATAATGGACACTAGTGTGAGGTAATGTCTGATCATGTCATTAATAGTAAATGCCCGTAAAAGACAACAGGGGGTCTGGTTGAGCTGGAGCCCTGACCCAGTTTAAACAGTGGGTGTGAGGGGGTTTCTTTAGACCTATCACATGTTGGGGAAAATATCCTGAGCCAATGACAGGCCAGCCCCCAGTGTACATATTAATGAGTGCGAGAAGGGTTCAAGGATGAAGAGAAAAGTTTCCCAAAGCTTCACTCTCCTCCTGACTCTCTCAGCTCCACCATGGTCGAAGCCTTCTGTGCCACCTGGAAACTAGTCCACAGCGAGAACTTTGATGACTACATGAAGGCCCTGGGTGAGTTGGCCTCCATCTCTTGTTCTGTGTGCTACCAGTGCCAAGGCATGTGATCTGATGTGAGCGGATCTCCTGACAGGGGTGGGCTTCGCCACCCGGCAGGTGGGCAACGTGACCAAGCCCACGGTGGTGATCCGCCAGGACGGGGAAAAGCTGGTGATCCAGACCCAGAGCACCTTCAAGAACACCGAGATCTCCTTCAGCCTGGGAGAGGAGTTTGACGAGGCCACGGCGGATGACCGCAGCTGCAAGGTAGATTGACAGGCACACAGCCTTCCTCTTTGATCCAGTATCGTCCTCTGTTCCAGCACAATGAGTTGATCTAAAGAGACCTATTATCTTTACTGAGTGGTTTAGAACATGTTTTCAGGCACTGACACCAAATTCTTCCCTAACTCTACAGACCACTGTCAGCCTGGAGGGTCATCAACTCATCCAAGTCCAGAAGTGGGATGGCAAAGAAACCAAGTTTGTCAGAGAAATTCAGGATGGCAAGATGGTCATGGTAATGACACATCAAttatacattacaataatcatTATCCGGCTGTGATTATTAATTGATGTTTGACTTTATATAACTAGAATACGGTAACATACAACCGAACACCTCTATAGGCCAATATCTGAATTCCATCTGTTTTCACTCGCTGGCCGAATATGATGCTTGAAGGCACAGACAAATATAATCAACCATTCATTGACTCTTCAAATGTTATGCTGGCTGTACTCTAACTGGAGAGTGGGAAAACCCACATCCTTAAAGCATATCATTATTATATGTTAGATACAAGTTGTAACCATAGGCGTTTCTGTGGGCTATCATAGTCTCCAATAGCATGGCGGCCTGAAAGGACTTGATATGTCTACtagtattacatttacattttcacaTTACAGGggttttgctgacgcttttatccaagtgacttacaaccattcGTTAACCCATTCACATACTGACGACActcagctcgtcaggagcagtcagggttaggtggcttgctcagggacaccttgacactcagcTACTAGTATCCAATGAATGTCCTTGCTTGTCTTGTCAAACATATGTCAGCTCATTTAGCACAGGAAACAATTCTTTAGCCTACGATAACATAGCTGGTCATGACTTAAATATCAAATACATAAGCTTCTGGCCTAGGTTCAGTTAAGGCTGGGCATAAGGATTTGGACAGACGCAGGACAAATATGCACTGAGCCACTGAGCATGCCCATTAGGCCCGGTCCTTAGTAGGGACACCGCCCACTCAATCTGGCACTTTAATGGATTTCAACTTGTCAATCAAAATCTAGGCACTTTCATCTAGACTCAAAATCTAGACTGGCAATAAGTTAGGCAAATAATTTTACTTTGTGAAGTATACATTGTTTGCGCTTTGCAAAGGTACAGTACTGTGGTTGATCTGATCTGGGTCCTTAATTAATGTGTCCTTTTCATTTAACCTTTTATGCAGAGCTTGACGTTTGAAGACATCCACGCTGTGCGGACATATGAGAAGGCATGACTGGTGTGACGTCTCTTGTTGTCAGGCTTTTATTAACTGTAGGCTATTATGCTGAACTTTTCAATCCAACATGCTCCAAATGTTTTAACACAGTGGTTATGTTTTtctttacttatttttaagttttttttattacattttcattGTGATGGATCatcttatataaaataaataaaataaaataaaaggccaAATGCAATTTTCTGGGTCTGTTGTGTTGTATCCTATTGTGCATATTACATGTGCAAACATTATGAATTGTAATTATATCAGACACAATGCGGAGGGTTAAGGTTTTATAAGGTTTATCTAGGCCTATAGTAGCCTACTCAATATCCCTTAAAAAGACCAGTTACTCTAACTTAGTATATTAGTCTAGTACTATGAAAACGAGTGGGCTTTTTTCTTTAATACCGTAATTCACATCATTCATCAATTGTCACCGATCTTGATCAGTCTCATTTGGTTCTGTCATCTCAGGTTCTCCCCCAAAATGAGGATGTATGATAATGCTGTCCGTGAATTTATCAATAACTTGGCTGTGTGGGATGAAAATAGAGTTGTGCGGGATGTTATAGAGATGTGTGGGATGTTACCAAGTTCTGTATGATGTTCTAAAGCCATGGGGATGTTCATAGAGCAGCGTGTGGTTCAAATGTCCAGGCATATTGGGTCGTCCCTGTCACATGACCGTTTGACTTCCTGTTTACAGAGACAGCCGTAAACATAAACTTGACACTAACTATAAGGTGACAGCATTAAAGATACAGCCTGCTCCGTCAGCAGCCTTATGCCTGCCCAGGTTTAAGAATCAACGATGGGAcgtttccctctcctctccctcgggGGCTTTCTACTTATGTACCCAGCTCTCCTCGTCGCGGCGCCGGCGGAAGACGTTCGCCTGTTCGTCAGAGGTGAGATTGAAACGGGATTACCAAAACGATTAGGAGATCATTGCATGATGCCTCACACCGTCCAGTGGCGGTGGGGAATATTGGGGGAAAAAAATACTTGATATAACTCTATATTATGTGACTGAAATCTATCATCATGATTCATGAAGTGTATTGGTCGCATTAAAAACCAACCGGTAGAAACCACCCTGGGACAGCTGTCCCCCGCCCTGTACTGGTGAGAAAACACATAacgtaaacacataaacacataacgTATAGTATCCATTCTGTAACTATACTCAGAatatgagtaggcctatataatgaAAGGGAAACAAGATGGAAATGGATCTCACAAACTAATATTGAAATATAACCGACAAAGAATCCCTTAAGAGTAAAGTGTAACTGAAAAAAAAACcggaaaatacaataaatatataa
This genomic interval carries:
- the LOC130374449 gene encoding fatty acid-binding protein, brain-like, producing MVEAFCATWKLVHSENFDDYMKALGVGFATRQVGNVTKPTVVIRQDGEKLVIQTQSTFKNTEISFSLGEEFDEATADDRSCKTTVSLEGHQLIQVQKWDGKETKFVREIQDGKMVMSLTFEDIHAVRTYEKA